The proteins below are encoded in one region of Pomacea canaliculata isolate SZHN2017 linkage group LG7, ASM307304v1, whole genome shotgun sequence:
- the LOC112568617 gene encoding uncharacterized protein LOC112568617, protein MGGLLTLVPTIVMLALTKWTCGNQRQREGKNTMSHESFQEMTVCKGQTVTVNIWPNVSSVEDLIGYPPLDSRGRNLRGQCAYVFSGQDPRPFVIFTYSLSGLRFEIISPSAKFSDKFPWLLTFYNIDKLDSRYISCTVQNGSSKAWKTNFNFIITDMKSPLLTSNRITMRTLPRNNVMTVECSLKTPVLSGYPPIHLALRGPYGELIESSKLPTLLSTLPDGYLAGTYSCVLEGQAMACISPRLVGSQLNASIHIESILPRPIIEHPPFLIGRDDAHVNCTVLLNQFAAADLGSGHPLTWDVNGLPQRNLGSTRRWRLIPEGRVGVLQYVSELFLGTVGILHIEQNITCTVRVGLKTSASSWIVQVVFPPLPPTILGPDSVLIGDVTQFRCVTEGASLVAPTINWDDNSGRHLQDMTHSSYVTYQERSQWKASQYSSNRLRTPETLNNGRWLRLKRSALFWRSSVLTKSDFQRFGNSPRKLYDATAIIKRIRKRWKGRVSASVQVFSTNNNARNRRGSEHKIFFFRLDCRPT, encoded by the exons ATGGGAGGCCTGCTGACGTTGGTTCCAACGATCGTGATGCTGGCGCTCACTAAATGGACTTGTGGTAACCAGCGccagagagaaggaaagaacacaATGTCACATG AATCCTTCCAAGAAATGACTGTGTGCAAAGGCCAAACTGTCACCGTTAACATCTGGCCTAACGTTTCCAGTGTCGAAGATCTGATTGGCTATCCGCCCTTAGACTCTCGAGGTAGAAACCTCAGGGGACAATGTGCTTATGTCTTCAGCGGCCAGGACCCTCGACCTTTTGTCATCTTCACCTACAGCCTCAGCGGCCTCCGATTTGAAATCATTTCTCCATCAGCTAAGTTCAGCGATAAGTTTCCATGGCTTCTTACCTTCTACAATATCGACAAGCTAGATTCCAGATACATAAGTTGCACTGTGCAAAACGGATCTTCGAAAGcgtggaaaacaaattttaacttcATCATTACAG aTATGAAGTCTCCTTTGCTTACTTCAAACCGAATTACAATGAGAACATTGCCGAGAAACAATGTCATGACTGTTGAGTGTTCATTAAAGACACCCGTGTTATCCGGATATCCACCCATCCATCTGGCTCTCAGG GGTCCATATGGAGAGTTAATAGAAAGCAGCAAACTGCCTACCTTGTTATCAACTCTCCCTGATGGCTACCTGGCAGGAACGTACTCCTGCGTCCTGGAGGGTCAGGCTATGGCATGCATATCTCCACGGCTAGTGGGCTCCCAACTGAATGCTTCCATTCATATTGAAT CCATCTTGCCAAGACCTATAATCGAACACCCTCCATTTCTGATTGGTCGTGACGATGCTCATGTCAACTGCACCGTCCTTTTAAACCagtttgctgctgctgatcTTGGTTCGGGCCATCCGCTTACCTGGGACGTCAACGGCCTTCCTCAGAGAAATCTAG GAAGCACCAGGAGATGGCGCCTTATACCAGAAGGTCGAGTGGGCGTGCTGCAATACGTCAGTGAACTATTTTTAGGCACGGTTGGAATCCTCCACATAGAGCAGAACATCACCTGCACTGTGAGAGTTGGGCTCAAGACGTCAGCCTCGTCTTGGATAGTGCAGGTTGTTT TTCCGCCACTTCCGCCCACTATCCTTGGTCCTGACTCCGTTCTGATTGGAGACGTCACGCAGTTCCGGTGCGTTACAGAGGGTGCCAGCCTTGTAGCCCCCACTATTAATTGGGACGATAATTCGGGGCGACACCTGCAGGACATGACGCACAGCTCGTACGTCACTTACCAAGAAAGAAGCCAGTGGAAAGCGTCACAATACAGTTCTAATCGTCTGCGGACACCAGAAACATTAAACAACGGCCGTTGGCTCAGACTAAAGAGAAGTGCACTCTTTTGGAGGTCCTCTGTGTTAACCAAGAGCGATTTTCAAAGGTTCGGCAACTCGCCAAGAAAGCTTTATGATGCCACAGCGATTATTAAAAGGATTAGAAAAAGGTGGAAAGGAAGAGTTTCCGCATCTGTCCAGGTTTTTAGTACCAACAACAACGCTCGGAACCGCAGAGGTAGCGaacacaagatttttttcttccgtcTCGATTGCAGGCCGACGTAG
- the LOC112567500 gene encoding uncharacterized protein LOC112567500 translates to MYDRTNIYIGDCSTHSTDELYSLLAGVYRCKAVYLPANQTTFNVKFSEARLPACLPGALAQSTDLWPPYQRYENNIMRSNFACYVNSSLVVELVSLEVSVVRNGSRVVLAYINSYLNDAKVSYSSGDVQVAGSIYPLSPSVRVSA, encoded by the exons ATGTATGAcagaacaaatatatatataggtgacTGTTCTACCCACTCTACTGATGAGTTGTACTCACTACTTGCAGGCGTGTACCGCTGTAAGGCCGTGTATCTACCTGCGAACCAGACGACCTTTAACGTCAAGTTCAGTGAGGCGAGACTTCCGGCCTGCT TGCCAGGTGCACTTGCCCAATCTACTGATTTGTGGCCACCGTATCAAAGATACGAGAATAACATAATGAGAAGTAATTTCGCGTGCTACGTGAACTCCAGTCTTGTGGTCGAGCTGGTCAGCCTGGAGGTCAGCGTCGTCAGGAATGGGTCACGCGTAGTGCTGGCCTACATCAACAG TTACCTGAACGACGCTAAAGTCAGTTACTCCAGTGGAGACGTGCAGGTGGCGGGTAGCATCTACCCGCTCAGCCCGAGCGTTCGAGTCTCAGCGTAA